The segment GAAACTTATTTTTTGCACGAAAACAAAAATCACAAATGCTAATGTTATGTTGGTGATTTTCAATCTATAGGAAAAAAATGACTGAAAACCAGTTCATCTCTCCTGAAAACAAAGAGAAAGTCGAAAAAGTTTTAGGAGAACCCTTCATTGAAGACTTTTCTGAGAATACGTTTCGTATTCGCAGAAATTTAATAGCAATATCATCCATAGTTTTATTTTACAAATTGGGAGATTTAACTGTTTCAAAAGAAAGTTCATTTTTAGGTGTAAAACTAGACGGACTGACAAACGAAAAGATTGATATAATATTTATATGTTTAACTTCATACCTACTAATTCACTTTATAATATCAACATTTTCGCATTTTGGGGAATGGAGAGTTCGATTAAGTGGAATGAAGGTAACATATTTAACCTCTGCCATGTTCAGCGGAGAACATGAGGACAGTCCAGCAAACCCAAGGCAATCAACATTATTTGGCTATCTACTTCAAAAAAGAGATAAACTCGAATCAATTCAAACCTCAGTCGATAACTTTCAAAAACAATTAGAAGTGTGGGATAAATCTTTCTCGGATAAAAAGGACGTTGACAATAGCCTTAAAGACATAGTTCGCCGTCTAGAACAAATCGAAAGTTCCCTAAGTTTTTTAGATCGCATTTGGGTCTCTTTAAAGAGATTTGACAGATGGTTTTGTTGTTTTCAGTATTGGCAATTAGCCCGATGGATTTTAGTAGAATGGGCGGTACCAATCATTCTCGGACTTTGGGCAATTTATCTGGCGATTTGTTATTAGAAAATTTTCTGAGGGTAGGAATAATCCCACCCTCAGAGATATCAGAAAGATAGCTCACCTTCCGGCTGCCCCACCACCGTCACGGTGACATTGGCCGGATCAAGCAGTTCCCCAGCAACCCTATTGACGTCATCAAGGGTGACGGCTTCGACAAGGCTGTTGCGTTTATCAAGGAAGTCCATGCCCAGATCCTGCATCTGCATCCCAACCAGCATGCCCGACAGATTGCCAAGGCTGGTAAAGCGCAGCGGGAAGGCCCCGGTCAGATAGGACTTGGCGTTATCGAGTTCTTCCTGCGACACGCCCTTATCCTTCATTTTCTGCCATTCATCGCCAATGATCGACAGGCTCTGACCAATGGCGTCGTTGCGCGTCGCAACCCCGCCTGCCATCAGCTCTGCCTTGTCCATATCGGCCAGATAGCTGTAAACGCCGTAAGCAAGGCCGCGCTTTTCACGAACTTCCTCGGTCAGGCGCGATGAAAAACCGCCGCCGCCAAGGATATAGTTCATGATATAAGCCGCATAGAAATCCGGGTCCTTGCGTGCGATGCCCTTCTGCCCCCAGACCGCCTGGCTTTGCGGGATATCCTGTTGGATCACTTCAATCCCGCCAAATTTCGGCGTGACTTCGGGAATAGCCGGAAGGTCGCTTTTTTCCGGCAGACCACCAAAAGCTTCGTCAAGCAGCGGGCCGAGTTCCTCGGCCGTTATGTCGCCCGCAACCCCGATCACCAGATTGTCGCGCGCCATCGCATGACGGACAAATTCACGGAAATCATTGGCATTCAGGCTGCTGACCGATGCAATCGTACCCGATACCGGATTGGCATAGGGATGATCGCCAAATATCGATTTGAAAAATGCCTTTCCGGCAATATCACCCGGATCGGTTTCCGCCCGGCGCAGGCCGGACATCACCTGTGCCCGGATGCGTTCAACCGCCTCGTCATCAAAGCGCGGCTCGGTCAGGGCCAGTCGCAAAAGGTCAATCGCCGTATCGCGTTCACGCGTCAACGTCACCATCGATCCGGAAAAGTCATCGCGACCGGCATCAAAGGAAATGCTGATCGACCGATCTTCCATTTCAGTACGAAAGGCCTGGCTGTCCATTTCGCCAGCCCCTTCGTCGATCAGGCCCGACACCATATTGGCAAGCCCGCCCTTGCCCGCCGGGTCGGTTGCGGAACCGGCCCCCTTGAAGGCGAAATCAACCGTCAGAAGTGGGTTCAGATGATCTTCGATCAGCCATGCGGTAATGCCACCATCCGATGTGACTTCCTGCACCTCGACCGCACTTGCCTGACTTGTGAAGGCTGTCATCAGCAGGGTGGCCGATGCCAGCCCCAGCAGTGTTTTGCGCATTTTCAGTACCGGAGTGTTTTTTGCGATATAGCTCATGATCAATGCACCTCCTGCTCGCCGATGACCGGGGCGGTCGGCATTCCGCTGACCGGGCCGCCTTCGGGCGGTTGCAACCAGCCGGTAACGGAACGTTTGTCGTCAAACACGGATTTCGCAGCCGCATTGACCTGCTCGATCGTCACGGCATTGATCCGGTCCGGCCAGCTTTCCACCTGATCGACGGTCAAACCAACCGCCAGTGCCTCGCCCAGGGTGCGGGCAGCAGCCGACAGGGAATCACGGGCAAACACTGCACTATCTAGAAGCTTCTGCTTGGCACGCGCCAGTTCTTCCTCGGTCACGCCATTTTCGACAACCTTGGCAATTTCGGCATCAACCGCCTTTTCAAGATCGGCCAGTTCGACACCATCGCGTGGCACGGCATAAAGCCCGAAGCTTGCCAGATCGACCGCAACCGGATCGTAGAACGTTCCGGCACTGGTCGCAATCGACTGATCGACCACAAGCGATCTGAAGAACCGGCTGGTCGTGCCAGATCCAAGGATTTCGCTTAACACTTCAAGCGGGGCGGCCTGATCGGCATTTTCGCTGTTATAGGATGGTGCCAGATAATAACGCGACATGGATGCCTGCCCGACACGCGGATCGGTCAGCGTTACCTTGCGCGGGGCATGCTGGGTCGGTTCCTTGACCCGATGGCGGGTCGCAACATCACCTGCTGGGATGGCACCGTAATATTTTTCGGCCAGTGGTTTAAGCTGATCCATTGTGATGTCGCCGGCGACAACCAGAATGGCGTTATTGGGTGCATACCATTTGTGATAAAACGCCAGCGCGTCGTCGGTGCCGAGCGTTTCCATTTCATTGAGCCAGCCAATGATCGAACGGCCATAGGGATGCGCCATGTAAAGGGCAGCACGCATCTGTTCGCCAAGCAAAGCACCGGGATTATTATCAATCCGTGATCTGCGCTCTTCGATGATCACGTCGCGCTCAGGCAGCACCACATCATCGGTAAGCTGCAAATTCTGCATCCGGTCGGCTTCCATTTTCATGACCATTTCAAGCCGGTCGCGGGCAATATTTTGAAAATAGCCGGTGTAATCCCAACTGGTGAACGCATTATCATTGCCGCCATTGCGGGCAACGATCTTGGAAAAGTCACCCGGGGCAATGTCCTTGGTGCCCTTGAACATCAGATGTTCAAGGAAATGGGCGATCCCCGATACGCCCTCGGTCTCGTCGGCGGAACCGACCTTATACCAGACCATATGGGTCACGACCGGAGCACGGTGATTTTCCACCAGCACGACCTGCATACCGTTATCAAGGGTCATGGTTTGCGGACTGAAAACCGCCGCCCCGGCAAGATGGGGGCTTAAGATCATCAGAATTGCGGCAAGCAGGCCAATCGGCCCGCGCGCAAACAACGAAATCGGGGATCGGGTCGGAAATGTCATTATGTCATCCCAATGCTATAAGCAGGATCGCCAGAAACAGGCAGGGTGCCTGATCTATACGGCAACGGACAAGTTTTTGATTAAGAACTGAATATGACAGAACAAGGGCGCGGAAAGACCGCGCCCTGCCATAATTCGAATTTTGTTCTATTTCCGGAAAATTTCACCGGAATGTGACCGTCACGCTCTAGAAAATATCTTCGAGCCAGCCTTTCTGACGGCGTTCGATGACCGGTGTTTCACCTTCGGAAACCGACTCACCCAATGCCTGCTGATCGCGGATGCGTTTGGCTTCGGCTTCGGCGTCGACCTGGGTTCCGAATTCCGGCTTGTCCTGCCAGAAGATCAGCTTGTCGACGACGCTGTCGCTTTCTTCGATAAAGATCGAGGTTTCGCGATCAACCGTGGTGCGGATTGCCGGATCGGCATATTGCGCGCCCGACTGTGACAGCAGGGCAATCTGCCCCTGGCTGCGATTGCCATCGGTGATATCGCGCTTGACCGCATCGGGATCCTCACCAGTCAGGATACGACGCGCCTGATCGGTGGTCGTACCGGTCTGAGGGCGTGGTGCGCCCGGTTCGGGAACACGCAGTGTGAAATCAGGCGGCAGGCTCAGCGGAGCACGGGAAACAACCTGAAACTCGTCCGGGGCCGTTTTGTTCAGACCGAACGTTTCACGCGTTGATTCACAACCGGACACGGCAAGTGCCAACCCGCCCAGCAGCGCAACTTTGAAAATCGATGTCGATAGTTTCCGGGCCATTGATGCCTCTTTACCACTCAGTCTCCGGCATCGAAATGCCGGATCAAAAATTACCTGGATGATTTTTTACCGCCAAACAGGGAATCGATCAACAGCAGGACTGCACCAATCGTAATTGCGCTGTCCGCGATATTGAAAACCGGCCAATGATAACCTGCAACATGCATGTCGATAAAGTCGGTTACCGCCCCGTGACGCAACCGGTCAACAAGGTTGCCGACCGCCCCGCCAATCACCAGTGCCAGCGCAATACCCAGCAACCGGTCGCGCGTCCGCCACATCCAGATCAGGAAACCAATGGTGATTGCTGCCGTCGCCGCAATCATGACCCATGGGGCCTGCCCTTGAAACAGGCCGAACGAAACGCCACTGTTCCATGCCAGCAGGAAATTCATGAACGGCGTGACTTCGATCACGCGATGCGGGTTTGATAATCCGTCAATCGCAAGCTGCTTGGTCCACTGGTCGACGACGAAGACCACCGCAATAACAACCAGTCCAAAGACAAAGGCACGATGTTTCATCAACACTCTTTCTGTCTTGCCTGAACAAGGTCTTCCGGATGGAAAGACCCGGACCGGAAAAGGGCCGCCTTATTCGGCGGCCTCAATCCCCATTTCATCTACGGCATCGGCACAGCGCAGGCACACGGTTTTGTGCACCGGATGGCTGCCGACTTCGGGCAATGTCTGCCAGCAACGTTCGCATTTTTCGCCCTCGGCCAATGCCGGAACCACACCAACGCCTGCAACTTCCTCGAGGGTATAGGCCCCTTCGGGCGCATCGCCGGTGATCAGTTCGACATCAGATGTGATGGCGATTTCGGCAAGATTAAGGCCATTAAGCGCTTCGACATATTCCGCTGTCGCATAGACCTTCGGTGCGGCATCAAGGCTGGCGCCAATGCGTTTTTCCGCACGTTCAAGTTCCAGTGCCCCGGTCACGACACGGCGCAGTTTGCGGATTTTTTCCCACTTGGCAGCCAGTGCCTCGTTCTTCCAGCCATCCGAAACCGTGTTGAAGGTTTCGGAATGGACCGAACTGTCGGCACCATAACGGGCGCGCCATGCCTCGTCCGCGGTAAAGCACAGAACCGGTGCCAGCCAGCGCACCAGACAGTCAAACACGCGGTCCATAACCGTACGTGCCGCACGGCGTTTGGCACTGCTTGGCGCGTCGCAATAAAGCGCGTCCTTGCGGATATCAAGATAGAAGGCCGACATATCAAGCGCGCAGAAGTTATGCAGCTCAATAAACATCGTATGGAAATCATAATCTGCCGTGGTTTTACGCACCAGATCGTCAAGCTTGCTCAGACGATGCAGGACCCAGCGTTCCAGTTCCGGCAATTCGCTGTCCGCAACCTTTTCCGCCTCGGTAAAGCCATCAAGGTTGCCCAGCAGGAAACGCAGCGTGTTGCGCAGGCGGCGATAGATGTCCGAATGACGTTCGATGATCTCGTGGCTGATGCGCAGGTCATCGTGATAGTCGGAACTGACCACCCAAAGACGCAGGATATCTGCACCCAGTTTGTTGATGACCTCCTGCGGTGCAATGATGTTGCCAAGCGACTTGGACATCTTGCGGCCTTCGCCGTCCAGAACGAAACCGTGTGTCAGGACCGCGTCATACGGCGCACGGCCGCGCGTTCCGCACGATTCCAGCAAAGAGCTATGGAACCAGCCGCGATGCTGATCCGACCCTTCAAGATAAAGGTCGGCCGGCCATTTAAGGTCCTGGCGTTCTTCAAGCACGAAGGCATGGGTCGAACCGGAATCAAACCAGACGTCAAGAACATCGGTGACCTGTTCGAAATCCTTGGCATCATATTTGTCGCCCAGGAAATATTGCGCATCGCGCGTGAACCACGCATCGGCACCTTCAGCACAGAATGCTTCGTACACACGGTCAAGTACCCCCTGATCACGCAGCGGTTCACGGGTGTTTTTATTGATGAACACCGTAATCGGCACACCCCACGCACGCTGGCGCGAAACGCACCAGTCCGGGCGGTTGGCAATCATCGAATGCAAACGGTTGCGACCGGCTTCCGGCACGAAGCGGGTTTCATCAATCGCCTTAAGTGCCTTTTCACGCAGGTCATTATCCTTCATGGAAATGAACCATTGCGGTGTGGTGCGATAGATGATCGGAGCCTTGGACCGCCACGAGCATGGATAGGAGTGCTTCAGACGCCCGCGCGACAGCAATGCGCCAACTTCGATCAGTTTGGCGATGACCGCCTCATTGGCATCGGCTTCCTTGCCGTTTTCATCATAGATGCGTTTGCCAGCAAACAGCGGCACGGTCGGGTAATAAGCCCCGTCGCCATCAACCATTTCCGGCACTTCAAGACCGTATTTCAGACCGGTCTGGTAATCGTCCGGGCCGTGTGTCGGCGCGGTATGGACAAAGCCGGTACCGGTATCGGTCGTGACATAATCAGCCGCCAGAAGCGGCACATCAAATTCATAACCCTCACCGCGGAACGGATGGGCGGCAACGGTGCCTTCAAGGTCGGAACCCTTGAAATTGCCGACAACCTTATGTCCGGTGATGCGGCCGTTTTTGCAAACGTCTTCGACCAGATCGGCACAGATCGCCATTTTCTCACCGACCTTGGCCCAGGCTTCCTCGGCGGTTTCGGTCACTTCGATCACGACATAGTCGATCTCGGCCCCATACGAAATCGCACGGTTGCCCGGGATCGTCCATGGGGTCGTGGTCCAGATCAGGATCGTCGCATCGGAAAGGGCTTCAACCTTGGATGAAACAACCGGGAACCGGACATGGATCGTTTTGCTGGTATGGTCGTGATATTCGACCTCGGCCTCGGCCAGCGCGGTCTTTTCAACCACCGACCACATGACCGGCTTAGAGCCCATATAGAGCGAGCCGTTCATCAGGAATTTGCCAAGTTCACGGGCAATCGATGCCTCGGCCTTGTAATCCATGGTGACATAGGGATTGTCCCAGTCGCCCATCACGCCAAGACGTTTGAATTCCTCGCGCTGGATATCAAGCCATTTCTGGGCGAAATCACGGCATTCCTTGCGGAATTCGGCGATGGGAACATCATCCTTGTTCTTGCCCTTGGCACGGTACTGTTCTTCGATCTTCCATTCGATCGGAAGGCCGTGGCAATCCCAGCCCGGAACATAAACCGCGTTCTTGCCCAGCATCTGCTGCGAACGGGTGATCACGTCTTTCAGGATTTTGTTGAGTGCATGACCAATATGCAGGTGGCCGTTGGCATAGGGCGGGCCATCATGCAGGACAAACATTTCACGATCCGCCGAAATACCGCGAATTTTGCCATAGAGGTCCTCTTTCGCCCACTGTTCCAGCAGGGTCGGCTCCATCTTTGGCAAACCCGCCCGCATCGGAAAATCGGTCTTGGGCAGGATAACGGTCTTTTTGTATTCGACACTCATCGTGACGGTCCTGTCGTCTTTAAACAAATTACAAGGGCGAACCCCCGGTGATACTGGCTGCCCCCGTAAAGGCGCGCGGATCATAACGGGTTCGACAACAATTTCAAATCTTGCCGAGAATCTCTTTGGCGGCAATCACATCCGCAGCGATCTGGGCTTTCAGTGCGTCAAGCCCGTCGAACTTCTGTTCGCCCCGGATAAAGCCGTGCAAACGCACGCGAACGCGACGGCCATAGATGTCCTGATCGAAATCGAACAGGTGGGCTTCAAGCCCGGCATCCACATCCCCGCCAAAGCTGGGGCGCACACCAATATTTGCGACTCCGTCGATCCAGCGTTCGACGGTTTCATCATTTTCGTCCGATATCAGGCCAAGCTCGACGGCATAAACACCGAATTTCGGACGCAGATGATTGCCAAGTGCGACATTGGCGGTCGGAAAACCAATCGTGCGGCCGCGCTGATCGCCCTTGATCACCACACCGGCAACTTCCCACGGGCGCCCCAGCAAATGGGTCGCATCCTGCGGGCGGCCTTCACGCAATGCCTGCCGGATCGCGGTCGAGGAATAGATGATCCCGTTATCATGCGTAACCGCCTCGATCGCCGTCACCCCGAAACCGGATTTTTCGCCGATTTCACGCAGCAGATCGACATTTCCCGCCCGGCCCTTGCCAAAGCAGAAGTCCCAACCGACAACGACATGGCGCACACCAAGTCCATTCACCAGAATGCGTTCGATAAACTCTTCGGCGCTCATCGCGGCAAAATCGCGATTAAACTCGGCTTCGAAAAACAGATCGATATCCAGATCGGACGCCGCCGTAATCCGGTCATCGGCCGATGTCAGACGGAATTCGGGTTCGCCTGCGCGGAACAGCATCCGGGGATGAGGTTCGAACGTCAGAATGCCCAGCGGTGCATTCAGATCGCGAGCGATCTTGCGCGCATGATCAAGCAACGTCTGATGGCCCAGATGAAGGCCGTCAAAATTGCCAATCGCGACAACCGCGCCACGCGCGTCATTACCCAGATTGTCAAAAGATCGAAAAACGCGCATCCGCGCCGGTCTCTCTTTTTTGCTCGTCATCATGCCGGCAGATCGCATATCCGCACAGTCCAGCGGGCAGCTATAAAGCGCGCAAGCCCGAAGCGTAAAGACTTTTCCGACAAAAAGCGTCTGGCTGCTGCTATGCGCCCGGATCATTGTGGTCGCAGATTTTTAAAAAATCGCGCTGTTTTACCCCTTGACCTCAACTTTACTTCAGGATGCAGGATCATTGTCACGCCCCCCCCCGACAAAGGGGTTTCAACCAATACCGGTAAGCGATCAGAACCTTTTGCACCACCACACGGAACCCCGGCCTGCCTCGCGCCAATCAAACCGATCGGAGACTGCCCTGTGACTGACCAGCCCCTAACACGCCAGCAAGATATGCCAACCGAAACACCAAGCCTTTCGATCCGGATCACCATGCTGCTTCTGGCGTCGCTGACGATCATGTCGGGCGCGCTGATCGCGACATCGCTTCCGGGGATCGAAGCCCGCTTTGCCAATCATGAAAATGTCGTGATGCTCAGCCGCCTTGTCCTGACACTGCCCGGCCTGTTCGTTTCCATCGGTGCGCCCTTTGCCGGGGCGATTGCGGATCGGATCGGGCGCAAACCGCTGCTTCTGGTGTCGCTTCTGCTCTATGGAACCGCCGGTGCATCGGGCCTGTTTGCCGACAGCCTGTCTGGCCTTCTGATCGGTC is part of the Thalassospira lucentensis genome and harbors:
- a CDS encoding M16 family metallopeptidase — its product is MTFPTRSPISLFARGPIGLLAAILMILSPHLAGAAVFSPQTMTLDNGMQVVLVENHRAPVVTHMVWYKVGSADETEGVSGIAHFLEHLMFKGTKDIAPGDFSKIVARNGGNDNAFTSWDYTGYFQNIARDRLEMVMKMEADRMQNLQLTDDVVLPERDVIIEERRSRIDNNPGALLGEQMRAALYMAHPYGRSIIGWLNEMETLGTDDALAFYHKWYAPNNAILVVAGDITMDQLKPLAEKYYGAIPAGDVATRHRVKEPTQHAPRKVTLTDPRVGQASMSRYYLAPSYNSENADQAAPLEVLSEILGSGTTSRFFRSLVVDQSIATSAGTFYDPVAVDLASFGLYAVPRDGVELADLEKAVDAEIAKVVENGVTEEELARAKQKLLDSAVFARDSLSAAARTLGEALAVGLTVDQVESWPDRINAVTIEQVNAAAKSVFDDKRSVTGWLQPPEGGPVSGMPTAPVIGEQEVH
- a CDS encoding DUF3035 domain-containing protein, whose translation is MARKLSTSIFKVALLGGLALAVSGCESTRETFGLNKTAPDEFQVVSRAPLSLPPDFTLRVPEPGAPRPQTGTTTDQARRILTGEDPDAVKRDITDGNRSQGQIALLSQSGAQYADPAIRTTVDRETSIFIEESDSVVDKLIFWQDKPEFGTQVDAEAEAKRIRDQQALGESVSEGETPVIERRQKGWLEDIF
- a CDS encoding pitrilysin family protein, yielding MSYIAKNTPVLKMRKTLLGLASATLLMTAFTSQASAVEVQEVTSDGGITAWLIEDHLNPLLTVDFAFKGAGSATDPAGKGGLANMVSGLIDEGAGEMDSQAFRTEMEDRSISISFDAGRDDFSGSMVTLTRERDTAIDLLRLALTEPRFDDEAVERIRAQVMSGLRRAETDPGDIAGKAFFKSIFGDHPYANPVSGTIASVSSLNANDFREFVRHAMARDNLVIGVAGDITAEELGPLLDEAFGGLPEKSDLPAIPEVTPKFGGIEVIQQDIPQSQAVWGQKGIARKDPDFYAAYIMNYILGGGGFSSRLTEEVREKRGLAYGVYSYLADMDKAELMAGGVATRNDAIGQSLSIIGDEWQKMKDKGVSQEELDNAKSYLTGAFPLRFTSLGNLSGMLVGMQMQDLGMDFLDKRNSLVEAVTLDDVNRVAGELLDPANVTVTVVGQPEGELSF
- the ileS gene encoding isoleucine--tRNA ligase; translated protein: MSVEYKKTVILPKTDFPMRAGLPKMEPTLLEQWAKEDLYGKIRGISADREMFVLHDGPPYANGHLHIGHALNKILKDVITRSQQMLGKNAVYVPGWDCHGLPIEWKIEEQYRAKGKNKDDVPIAEFRKECRDFAQKWLDIQREEFKRLGVMGDWDNPYVTMDYKAEASIARELGKFLMNGSLYMGSKPVMWSVVEKTALAEAEVEYHDHTSKTIHVRFPVVSSKVEALSDATILIWTTTPWTIPGNRAISYGAEIDYVVIEVTETAEEAWAKVGEKMAICADLVEDVCKNGRITGHKVVGNFKGSDLEGTVAAHPFRGEGYEFDVPLLAADYVTTDTGTGFVHTAPTHGPDDYQTGLKYGLEVPEMVDGDGAYYPTVPLFAGKRIYDENGKEADANEAVIAKLIEVGALLSRGRLKHSYPCSWRSKAPIIYRTTPQWFISMKDNDLREKALKAIDETRFVPEAGRNRLHSMIANRPDWCVSRQRAWGVPITVFINKNTREPLRDQGVLDRVYEAFCAEGADAWFTRDAQYFLGDKYDAKDFEQVTDVLDVWFDSGSTHAFVLEERQDLKWPADLYLEGSDQHRGWFHSSLLESCGTRGRAPYDAVLTHGFVLDGEGRKMSKSLGNIIAPQEVINKLGADILRLWVVSSDYHDDLRISHEIIERHSDIYRRLRNTLRFLLGNLDGFTEAEKVADSELPELERWVLHRLSKLDDLVRKTTADYDFHTMFIELHNFCALDMSAFYLDIRKDALYCDAPSSAKRRAARTVMDRVFDCLVRWLAPVLCFTADEAWRARYGADSSVHSETFNTVSDGWKNEALAAKWEKIRKLRRVVTGALELERAEKRIGASLDAAPKVYATAEYVEALNGLNLAEIAITSDVELITGDAPEGAYTLEEVAGVGVVPALAEGEKCERCWQTLPEVGSHPVHKTVCLRCADAVDEMGIEAAE
- a CDS encoding bifunctional riboflavin kinase/FAD synthetase — translated: MRVFRSFDNLGNDARGAVVAIGNFDGLHLGHQTLLDHARKIARDLNAPLGILTFEPHPRMLFRAGEPEFRLTSADDRITAASDLDIDLFFEAEFNRDFAAMSAEEFIERILVNGLGVRHVVVGWDFCFGKGRAGNVDLLREIGEKSGFGVTAIEAVTHDNGIIYSSTAIRQALREGRPQDATHLLGRPWEVAGVVIKGDQRGRTIGFPTANVALGNHLRPKFGVYAVELGLISDENDETVERWIDGVANIGVRPSFGGDVDAGLEAHLFDFDQDIYGRRVRVRLHGFIRGEQKFDGLDALKAQIAADVIAAKEILGKI
- the lspA gene encoding signal peptidase II, with the protein product MKHRAFVFGLVVIAVVFVVDQWTKQLAIDGLSNPHRVIEVTPFMNFLLAWNSGVSFGLFQGQAPWVMIAATAAITIGFLIWMWRTRDRLLGIALALVIGGAVGNLVDRLRHGAVTDFIDMHVAGYHWPVFNIADSAITIGAVLLLIDSLFGGKKSSR